In Plasmodium falciparum 3D7 genome assembly, chromosome: 13, the following are encoded in one genomic region:
- a CDS encoding ribosomal protein L1, putative, with protein MKIKNKKKEILEKKKKENSKFLRYVKNNQKYEKFQKAILLNNKNQRLNKKIHPNIKIKNNNNNNNNINENSINLKKSDEYVIEQSTFYKAYNYIFDRGEKEEPLNEQQENLFYDSYLIYCNFDLSSIYNIGKHYNFSIELRHSYYSSVLILVNDNSEKWKKLAIENKLRKIRKIMTYDKFEAVYNKDDLINEITSKFDLYIFDASIRSKKYSHVISKIKKHNKNFTTLQLNEDNFVEDVDKATRKAFADLNKGSTHSIPIGFLNLGKEKLYDNIQQATKRMLEFYEQKNVSVVSINLRYMSMTIPLYIHALKNIIHPGYY; from the exons atgaaaattaagaataaaaagaaagaaatattagaaaagaaaaaaaaagaaaacagcAAATTTTTAAGGTATGTTAAAAATAATCAGAAATATGAAAAGTTCCAGAAAGCTatcttattaaataataaaaatcaaaggttaaataaaaaaatacatcctaatattaaaataaaaaataacaataataataataataatattaatgagaattcaataaatttaaaaaaaagcgATGAATATGTTATTGAGCAAAGTACTTTTTATAAggcatataattatatttttgatagaggagaaaaagaagaacCTTTAAATGAGCAACAAGAAAATCTATTTTATGATTCTTATTTAATCTATTGTAACTTTGATTTGTcatcaatatataatataggaAAACACTATAATTTCAGCAT TGAACTCAGACACTCCTATTACTCTTCTGTTCTAATATTAGTAAATGACAATAGCGAGAAATGGAAAAAACTAGCAATCGAAAATAAATTGAGAAAAATTAGAAAG ATTATGACATATGATAAATTTGAAGCGGTTTATAATAAAGACgatttaataaatgaaattaCGAGTAAGTTcgatttgtatatatttgatgCTTCGATTAGGAGCAAAAAATATTCACATGTAATATCCAAGATAAAAAAGCATAACaa AAATTTTACTACCTTACAattaaatgaagataatTTTGTTGAGGATGTAGATAAGGCTACAAGAAAAGCTTTTGCAGATCTAAATAAAGGATCAACaca ttctATTCCTATTGGTTTTCTCAATTTGGGAAAGGAAAAATTGTACGACAATATACAACA aGCCACCAAAAGGATGCTTGAAttttatgaacaaaaaaatgtatcAGTTGTTTCTATCAATTTAAGATATATGAGCATGACAATACCCTTATATATTCATGctctaaaaaatataattcatccaggatattattaa
- a CDS encoding 26S proteasome regulatory subunit RPN11, putative → MAGIPSSLRELFYSFSDGNGMNNETLADTSEQVYISPLALLKILKHGRAGVPMEVMGLMLGEIVDEYTIRIVDVFAMPQSGNSVSVEAVDPVYQTNMLEELKKTGRHEMVVGWYHSHPGFGCWLSGTDVNTQKSFEQLNPRTIGVVVDPIQSVKGKVVIDCFRLINPHILMLGQEPRQTTSNIGYLTKPTLTALVHGLNRNYYSIVINYRKNELEKNMLLNLHKDMWTNPLKLNDFHEQKKSSDETLEDIKKLTTLYNKNLRNEMKKTSEEILLENIGKIDAKKRIQNSVETLLNESILTCIGTMANTLFF, encoded by the exons aTGGCGGGTATTCCATCTTCATTACGTGAATTATTCTATTCCTTTTCTGATGGGAATGGAATGAATAATGAAACATTAGCAGATACCAGTGAACAAGTTTATATATCTCCTTTGGCTCTTCTAAAGATATTAAAACATGGACGG gCTGGAGTACCTATGGAAGTTATGGGTTTAATGTTAGGCGAAATAGTTGATGAATACACCATAAGAATTGTTGATGTGTTCGCTATGCCTCAGTCAGGTAATAGTGTAAGTGTCGAAGCAGTAGACCCAGTTTATCAAACGAATATGTTAgaggaattaaaaaaaacaggCAGACATGAAATGGTCGTTGGATGGTATCACTCGCATCCTGGTTTTGGTTGTTGGTTATCAGGTACTGATGTAAATACTCAGAAAAGTTTTGAACAATTAAATCCAAGAACTATTGGTGTTGTAGTAGATCCTATACAATCTGTTAAAGGAAAAGTTGTTATTGATTGCTTTAGATTAATTAATCcacatatattaatgttaGGACAAGAACCAAGACAAACTACATCAAATATTGGTTATTTGACTAAACCAACCTTAACAGCTTTAGTTCATGGATTAAATAGAAACTATTATTCAATTGTTATtaattatagaaaaaatgaattagaaaaaaatatgttattaaatTTACATAAAGATATGTGGACCAACCccttaaaattaaatgatttccatgaacaaaaaaaaagctcAGATGAAACAttagaagatataaaaaaattaactaccttatataataaaaatcttcgtaatgaaatgaaaaaaacaaGTGAAGAAATACTTTTAGAAAATATTGGAAAAATTGATgctaaaaaaagaatacaaAATTCGGTTGAAACGTTGTTAAACGAATCAATTCTCACATGTATag gaACTATGGCAAATACTCTGTTcttttaa
- a CDS encoding ABC transporter E family member 1, putative encodes MKKKNKEDLYKENKLEASKLRIAIVSSDKCKPKKCHLECKKNCPIVKTGKFCIEVDHASKIAYISETLCIGCGICVKKCPFTSISIINLPKDINKDVVHRYGPNTFKLHRLPIPKLGQILGLVGTNGIGKSTALKILSSKLKPNLGKFNNPPEWRDILSFFRGNELQIFFTKLLEEKLSPIIKPQNVDLIPKQIKGNILEIINKKDKFNQKDKYIAELDLEHLLDRNVEDLSGGELQRFALLMSIIGQSTNVYMFDEPSSYLDIKQRISMAKIIHKLVKHDNYIIVVEHDLSILDYLSDYVCCLWGKAGAYGVVTCPFSVREGINIFLDGFVPTDNLRIREESLNFKLATDQDATDEDKKRLHFYNYPTMVKTLNSFSLTIDKGHFSESEIFVLLGQNGSGKSTFIRLFAGLIKPDNLESLSFLESLSVSYKPQQIQAKFTGTVRQLLMSKLKGLYNDPYFNNEIIKPLKIESILDNQVLTLSGGELQKVAIIVTLAKNTNIYLIDEPSAYLDSEQRIIVSKIIKRFILNTNKTAFIVEHDFIMATYLADHVIVFDGQAGVNTVANTPQTLAAGMNKFLKIIDVTFRRDPSNYRPRINKYDSVKDKEQKLNGTYFIIDE; translated from the exons atgaagaagaaaaataaagagGATTTATATAAAGAGAACAAACTAGAGGCTTCAAAATTAAGAATAGCTATAGTAAGCAGTGATAAATGTAAACCAAAAAAATGTCACCTAGAATGTAAAAAGAATTGTCCTATAGTAAAAACAGGAAAGTTTTGTATAGAAGTAGATCATGCTTCAAAAATCGCATATATAAGTGAAACGTTATGTATAGGTTGTGGTATTTGTGTAAAAAAATGTCCATTTACATCGATATCCATTATTAATTTACCTaaagatattaataaagatGTAGTACATAGATATGGTCCAAATACATTTAAATTACATAGATTACCCATACCTAAACTAGGACAAATCTTAGGTTTAGTAGGAACTAATGGTATAGGGAAATCAACAGCACTCAAAATTTTGTCTTCAAAATTAAAACCTAATTTAGGTAAATTTAATAACCCACCTGAATGGCGAGATATTTTGTCTTTTTTTAGAGGTAATGaattacaaatattttttacaaaattattagaaGAAAAGCTTTCTCCCATTATTAAACCACAGAATGTTGATTTAATACCCAAACAAATTAAAGGGAATATTTtagaaattattaataagaaaGATAAATTTAAtcaaaaagataaatatattgcGGAATTAGATTTAGAACATTTATTAGATAGAAATGTGGAAGATTTAAGTGGAGGAGAATTACAAAGATTTGCTCTCTTAATGTCGATCATCGGACAATCAACCaatgtttatatgtttgaTGAACCTAGTAGTTATCTTGATATCAAACAAAGAATTTCTATGGcaaaaattattcataaaCTAGTTAAACacgataattatattattgttgtcGAACATGATCTTTCTATCTTAGATTATCTTAGTGATTATGTATGCTGCCTATGGGGTAAAGCAGGAGCATATGGTGTAGTTACATGCCCATTTTCTGTAAGGGAAGGTATTAATATCTTTCTAGATGGTTTTGTACCTACAGATAATTTAAGAATTCGTGAAGAATCtcttaattttaaattaGCTACTGATCAAGATGCAACGgatgaagataaaaaaagatTACATTTCTATAATTATCCAACCATGGTTAAAACATtaaattctttttcattaaCCATAGACAAAGGACATTTCTCAGAATCTgaaatttttgttttactAGGACAAAATGGAAGTGGAAAAAGTACATTCATACGATTATTTGCTGGACTAATTAAACCAGATAATTTAGAAAGCTTATCATTTCTTGAATCCTTAAGTGTCTCATATAAACCACAACAAATTCAAGCCAAATTCACAGGAACAGTCAGACAATTATTAATGTCCAAATTAAAAGGCTTATACAATGAtccatattttaataatgaaattattaaacCTTTAAAAATCGAATCCATTCTAGATAACCAAGTATTAACATTATCAGGAGGAGAATTACAAAAAGTTGCCATCATTGTTACATTAGCCAAAAATACCAACATCTATCTAATTGACGAACCATCAGCTTACTTAGATTCAGAACAAAGAATTATTGTTtccaaaattattaaaagatttaTTCTTAACACAAACAAAACAGCCTTCATTGTAGAACATGATTTTATTATGGCCACTTATTTAGCGGACCATGTCATAGTTTTTGATGGACAAGCAGGAGTAAACACAGTCGCCAACACACCTCAAACACTAGCAGCAGGTATGAACAAATTCTTGAAAATAATTGACGTAACCTTTAGAAGGGACCCATCAAATTACAGGCccagaataaataaatatgacaGTGTAAAGGATAAGGAGCAAAAATTAAAcg gtacatatttcattattgATGAGTAA
- a CDS encoding secreted ookinete protein, putative, whose translation MKLNTLISFFSFVCLFFRVLSCEGIHEKKKINLKIELIDKDVLLSDDHLKKEKVIMQDGRKIKIKNFERIKENVLERAIIVKELDKLKYINTKKEAITLETLDDDNDDDENNEVSSNDENNNDENNSNENNSNENNSNENNSNENNIDDSQQVDEEQHNMKVISSEESVENDIHMLRKVYQRDSENGSTTYCYMRYTFNFNLEKLNENSRSQLFKGLDKTLDYLSFLPKNEDVTDTESILDNEYKMLDNTLGDTDPIVSNVELKNYNFDIISTSEYADTIDEIINFLNTRKDQLNISTSLKYKLMEAKNNLNKYNNKDMLVNNPRDSNLYLYEWLQHLNKAFLEKKKALELLNDTKDIKENYNDKLFANSVEQLFYCYNLFDVSNDSVDSFFLNNMGNKKESEEVNINIHKPLSRELLSKNIDDNADDELTKCKSFLSLITPNELFLNDDLGISHNDMEKADIDMNQEEDEDEEYENNKNNDMLLNNLNVQNRDKLVKSMGEEDGVEDSKNYEMNNNEMDSLDVSSLRKNKSYLENKEAFSQLTQEIKNDEMTEDYDYSYDIDSEEENKEGTYEDSDEDSEEENKEGTYEDSDEESDEESDEESDEESDEESDEESDEESDEESDEESDEESDEESDDEIDEESDEESDEECDEESDDEIDEESDEESDEESDEESDEESDEEFDEENDYDNDDDNDDDSDEEFDEEDDYDNDEENDYYNDEDDEESDEELDEEVYDNDYENLHYKGKDNYSNYSLKSALSDLAKSGTNHLIDKATNSISSALKKNFNKKKITDKSNKLFDKISKGLNNSKKIINKTKKDIKKGINKGAKLIKDTKKDVKKHVKNTKEKGKNLTRKAKKVVKKGNDIVKENAQIGLNKVKKGTKNGINKVKKGAKNGINKVKKGTKSGINKVKEGAKNGINKVKKGTKNGINKVKEGAKNGINKVKKGTKNGINKVKEGTKDGINKVKEGTKNGINKVKEGTKNGINKVKDGAENGINIVKEGVNNGKNKIKEGSKDGINKLKNEVDKGVNKVKEYAQNGVNQVKNGTINALEDAIKEISKPTGNLRFKEKESINKVNTSPNKVTNKKGKTPLNNTKSDEKKKSNGRKMSLISLTEVSNKKSLNKNKIKKEINKINKEYKKLKKMENKMKKELNNPIPSDKKIISEFDDFEKSNEVKKNKNI comes from the coding sequence ATGAAGTTAAATACATTAATTTCGTTTTTCTCTTTTGTGTGTCTTTTTTTTCGTGTTCTTTCTTGTGAAGGAATtcacgaaaaaaaaaaaattaatttaaaaatagaaTTAATCGATAAAGATGTATTATTATCGGAtgatcatttaaaaaaagagaaagttATTATGCAAGATGGTAGAAAGATTAAAATTAAGAATTTTGAAAGAATTAAAGAGAATGTACTTGAGAGAGCTATAATTGTAAAGGAGCTTGATAAATTGAAATATATCAATACAAAAAAGGAAGCTATAACTTTAGAAACATTAGATGacgataatgatgatgatgaaaacaATGAAGTATCATccaatgatgaaaataataatgatgaaaataatagtaatgaaaataatagtaatgaaaataatagtaatgaaaataatagtaatgaaAACAATATTGATGATAGTCAACAAGTCGATGAAGAACAACATAATATGAAAGTAATTTCTTCAGAAGAATCTGTAGAGAATGATATTCATATGTTACGTAAAGTTTATCAAAGGGATTCAGAGAATGGTTCAACAACCTATTGTTATATGAGATATacctttaattttaatttggaaaaattaaatgaaaacaGTAGAAGCCAACTATTTAAAGGATTAGATAAGACACTTGATTATTTATCCTTTTTAccaaaaaatgaagatgtaACAGACACTGAATCAATACTAGATAATGAATATAAGATGTTAGATAATACTCTTGGGGACACTGATCCTATTGTTTCTAATGTAGaattgaaaaattataattttgatatAATTAGTACTTCTGAATATGCTGATACTATAGATGAAATTATAAACTTTTTAAATACACGAAAGGAtcaattaaatatatcaacctctctaaaatataaattaatggaagcaaaaaataatttaaataaatataataataaagacaTGTTAGTGAATAATCCACGTGATAGTAATCTATATCTTTATGAATGGTTACAACATTTAAATAAGGCTTTtttagaaaagaaaaaagcaTTGGAATTGTTGAATGACACAAaggatataaaagaaaattataatgataaattatttgCGAATTCAGTTGaacaattattttattgttataatttatttgatgTGTCTAATGATAGTGtagattctttttttttgaataatatggGGAATAAAAAGGAATCTGAAGAagttaatattaatattcataaaCCATTATCCAGAGAATTGTTAAGTAAGAATATTGATGATAATGCTGATGATGAGTTAACTAAATGTAAATCCTTTTTAAGTTTGATAACCCCAAATGAACTATTTTTAAATGATGATTTGGGTATTTCACATAATGATATGGAAAAAGCTGATATTGATATGAACCAAGAGGAAGACGAAGATGAAGAATATGagaacaataaaaataatgatatgttATTGAACAATTTAAATGTACAAAATAGAGATAAGCTTGTTAAAAGTATGGGTGAAGAAGATGGTGTAGAAGATTCGAAGAATTATGAAATGAATAACAATGAAATGGATTCATTAGATGTATCGTCTTTAAGAAAGAATAAATCTTATTTAGAAAACAAAGAAGCGTTTAGTCAATTAACacaggaaataaaaaatgacgAAATGACAGAGGATTATGACTACAGTTATGATATTGACAGTGAAGAAGAGAATAAAGAGGGAACTTATGAAGATAGCGATGAGGACAGTGAAGAAGAGAATAAAGAGGGAACTTATGAAGATAGCGATGAGGAGAGTGACGAAGAGAGTGATGAGGAGAGTGATGAGGAGAGTGATGAGGAGAGTGATGAGGAGAGTGATGAGGAGAGTGATGAGGAGAGTGATGAGGAGAGTGATGAAGAGAGTGATGAGGAGAGTGACGATGAAATTGATGAGGAGAGTGATGAGGAGAGTGATGAGGAGTGTGATGAAGAGAGTGACGATGAAATTGATGAGGAGAGTGATGAGGAGAGTGATGAAGAGAGTGATGAAGAGAGTGATGAAGAGAGTGATGAAGAATTTGATGAAGAGAATgattatgataatgatgatgataatgatgatgacaGTGATGAAGAATTTGATGAAGAGGATGATTATGATAACGATGAAGAGAATGATTATTACAATGATGAAGACGATGAAGAAAGTGATGAAGAACTTGATGAAGAAGTATATGATAATGATTACGAAAATTTACATTACAAAGGGAAAGACAACTATTCAAATTACAGTTTAAAAAGTGCTTTAAGTGATTTAGCTAAAAGCGGTACTAATCACTTAATAGATAAAGCAACAAATAGTATTTCAAgtgctttaaaaaaaaactttaataaaaaaaaaataacagaTAAATCAAATAAACTCTTCGATAAAATAAGCAAGGGTCttaataatagtaaaaaaattattaataaaacaaagAAGGATATTAAAAAAGGGATTAACAAAGGGGCAAAACTTATAAAAGATACAAAAAAGGATGTAAAGAAACATGTTAAAAATActaaagaaaaaggaaagaaCTTGACTAGAAAAGCTAAAAAGGTAGTTAAAAAAGGTAATGACATAGTTAAAGAAAATGCCCAAATTGGATTGAATAAAGTAAAAAAGGGAACAAAAAATGGTataaataaagtaaaaaaagGAGCAAAAAATGGTataaataaagtaaaaaagGGAACAAAAAGTGGTATAAATAAAGTAAAAGAAGGAGCAAAAAATGGTataaataaagtaaaaaagGGAACAAAAAATGGTATAAATAAAGTAAAAGAAGGAGCAAAAAATGGTataaataaagtaaaaaagGGAACAAAAAATGGTATAAATAAAGTAAAAGAAGGAACAAAAGATGGTATAAATAAAGTAAAAGAAGGAACAAAAAATGGTATAAATAAAGTAAAAGAAGGAACAAAAAATGGTATAAACAAAGTAAAAGATGGAGCAGAAAATGGTATAAATATAGTAAAAGAGGGTGTAAATAATggtaaaaacaaaattaaagaaGGTTCAAAGGatggtataaataaattaaagaaTGAAGTAGATAAAGGTGTTAATAAAGTAAAAGAGTACGCACAAAATGGAGTTAACCAAGTTAAAAATGGAACAATAAATGCTTTAGAAGATGCTATAAAGGAAATATCAAAACCTACTGGAAATTTACGctttaaagaaaaagaaagtaTTAATAAAGTGAATACATCACCTAATAAagttacaaataaaaaaggaaaaacacCATTAAATAACACAAAAtctgatgaaaaaaaaaaatcaaatggTCGTAAAATGTCTCTAATAAGTTTAACAGAAGTATCAAATAAGAAATCCTTGAATAagaacaaaattaaaaaagagataaacaaaattaataaagaatacaaaaaattgaagaaaatggaaaacaaaatgaagaaagAATTGAATAATCCTATTCCTTCagacaaaaaaattatatcagAGTTTGATGATTTTGAAAAATCAAAtgaagttaaaaaaaataagaatatataa